One window from the genome of Choloepus didactylus isolate mChoDid1 chromosome 2, mChoDid1.pri, whole genome shotgun sequence encodes:
- the KIAA1522 gene encoding uncharacterized protein KIAA1522 homolog isoform X1: MAARAPPAAPAAEEPGGPPRRKKSRSGASGLRRAFSWLRGKRRKKKAAGAEGAEPNAPKAKKADDKAKRAKGKGRGSAKAESDKRLSAGPSQGPGSVVDEHQDNVFFPSGRPPHLEELHTQAQEGLRSLQHQEKQKLNKGGWDHGDTQSLQSSRTRPDEDSISFCSQTTSYTAESSTAEDALSIRSEMIQRKGSTFRPHDSFPKSSGKSGRRRRERRSTVLGLPQHVQKELGLQSEREAPGTPQLPGPRDTVRIPTVDGHPVHLASGTGARVSLQALEAEAEAGAETEAMLQRHIDRVYRDDTFFGRSTGARPSPLTRPMSLAVPGLTGGAGPPEPLSPAMSISPQATYLSKLIPHAVLPPTVDVVALGRCSLRTLSRCSLLSASPASVRSVSRFSSASSPRPRIRHPSSSSDTWSHSQSSETIVSDGSTLSSKGGSEGQPEGSAASSSVVPLPQGGSGRGSPSGGSTAEASDTISIRSSGQLSGRSVSLRKLKRPPPPPRRTYSLHQRASAAPDGPLGLPPKPERKQQPRLPRPPTTGGSEGVGAAPCPPSSGGSWVPGLSPGGCRRPPRSPERTLSPSSGYSSQSGTPTLPPKVLAGASASPGKAQPPKPERVTSLRSPGASVSSSLTSLCSSSSDPAPSDRSGPQMSTPLGDRFVIPPHPKVPAPFSPPPSKPKGPSQAAPALAAPAVASGPVSTTDTRPESPPGLQTSPTPLQESPVVSQDQSPPPSPPPSYHPPPPPSKKPEVVEEAPFTPEAAGEPLQDPSWPPPPPPVPEEQDLSMADFPPPEEAFFSLTDPEPAGPSESPEPVSSLTTLPTDTVSSQNQLWGTPGPPPSSSVPGLLAKLPQKELVGCSKSSGVPREDTGAPLVTPSLLQMVRLRSVGAPTPAPTPASGPLAPQKPLRRSLSGRASPVPAPSSGLHAAVRLKASGLAASKGLASAQPSGPPEAESRPPQSPASTASFIFSKGTKKLQLERPMSPETQADLQRNLVAELRSISEQRPPQASKKSLKGPPPVARKPSVGTPPPASPSFPRAEPLTAPPTNGLPHAEDRTKGELAENGGVVQLVDLEKRKLGSPGSDPQRKLV, translated from the exons GCTCTGCCAAGGCTGAGAGTGACAAACGTCTAAGTGCAGGGCCCAGCCAGGGGCCAGGGTCTGTGGTGGATGAGCACCAGGACAATGTCTTCTTCCCCAGCGGGCGACCACCTCACCTGGAGGAGCTACACACGCAGGCCCAGGAGGGGCTCCGTTCCCTACAGCACCAAG aaaaacagaagctgaACAAGGGTGGCTGGGACCATGGAGACACCCAGAGCCTCCAG TCCTCCCGGACAAGGCCAGATGAAGACAGCATTTCCTTCTGCAGCCAGACCACATCCTACACTGCTGAGAGCTCCACAGCAGAGGATGCCCTCTCCATCCGCTCCGAGATGATCCAGCGCAAAG GCTCCACTTTCCGACCCCATGACTCATTTCCCAAATCATCTGGAAAGTCAGGTCGGCGACGGCGAGAACGGCGGAGCACAGTGTTGGGATTGCCACAGCATGTGCAGAAAGAACTCG GCCTGCAGAGTGAGCGTGAGGCACCGGGGACTCCCCAGCTTCCCGGCCCCCGGGATACTGTACGCATCCCCACAGTGGATGGCCACCCTGTGCACCTGGCCTCAGGGACAGGGGCCCGGGTGTCCCTGCAGGCACTGGAGGCAGAGGCCGAGGCAGGTGCAGAGACAGAGGCCATGTTGCAGCGCCACATCGACCGCGTCTACCGGGACGACACTTTTTTTGGCCGATCTACGGGGGCCCGGCCTTCGCCATTGACCAGACCCATGTCCCTGGCAGTGCCTGGGCTGACAGGAGGGGCAGGGCCTCCAGAGCCCCTGAGTCCAGCCATGTCCATCTCGCCCCAGGCCACCTACCTGTCGAAGCTGATTCCGCATGCCGTACTGCCACCCACGGTGGATGTGGTGGCCCTGGGCCGCTGCAGCCTGCGCACACTGAGCCGCTGCAGCCTGCTCTCGGCCAGCCCAGCCTCCGTCCGCTCAGTGAGCCGCTTCTCCTCGGCCTCGAGCCCACGGCCCCGCATCCGCCACCCTTCCTCCTCCAGCGATACCTGGAGTCACTCTCAGTCCTCCGAGACCATCGTGTCTGACGGCTCCACTCTCTCCTCTAAGGGTGGCTCTGAGGGCCAGCCAGAGGGCTCCGCGGCTAGCAGTAGTGTGGTACCCCTTCCCCAGGGGGGCAGCGGGAGGGGCTCTCCTAGTGGGGGCAGCACTGCCGAGGCGTCAGACACGATCAGCATCCGGAGCAGTGGGCAGTTGTCTGGCCGGAGCGTGTCCCTGCGGAAGCTGAAGCGGCCCCCACCACCTCCCCGCCGGACCTACTCACTCCATCAGCGGGCCTCAGCAGCGCCTGATGGGCCTTTGGGGTTGCCTCCCAAGCCAGAGCGGAAGCAGCAGCCACGGCTGCCTCGGCCACCCACCACTGGTGGGTCagaaggggtgggggcagcacCCTGTCCACCCAGCTCAGGGGGCAGCTGGGTGCCTGGCTTGTCTCCAGGTGGCTGCCGGCGCCCCCCACGCTCCCCGGAACGGACACTCTCGCCTTCTAGCGGATACTCAAGCCAAAGTGGTACCCCTACCCTCCCTCCCAAGGTTCTGGCAGGTGCCTCTGCTTCCCCAGGCAAGGCCCAGCCCCCTAAACCAGAACGTGTCACTTCCCTTCGCTCTCCTggggcctcagtctcctcctccCTCACATCTCTGTGTTCTTCATCCTCTGACCCAGCCCCCTCAGACCGCTCTGGTCCACAGATGTCAACCCCCCTGGGTGACAGGTTTGTCATACCTCCCCACCCTAAGGTGCCTGCCCCCTTCTCTCCACCCCCATCCAAGCCCAAGGGCCCCAGTCAAGCTGCTCCTGCTCTGGCTGCCCCTGCTGTGGCTTCTGGGCCTGTCTCGACCACTGACACCAGGCCTGAGTCTCCTCCCGGTCTCCAGACATCCCCGACCCCACTGCAGGAGTCTCCCGTGGTCTCCCAAGACCAGTCAcccccaccatccccacccccatcttacCATCCACCCCCACCACCTTCTAAGAAGCCAGAGGTGGTTGAGGAAGCTCCGTTTACCCCAGAGGCTGCTGGGGAGCCCCTCCAGGATCCCAGCtggcccccacccccgcctcctGTACCCGAGGAGCAGGACCTATCCATGGCTGATTTCCCCCCGCCCGAGGaggcctttttctctctgactgaCCCTGAGCCTGCAGGTCCTTCTGAATCCCCAGAGCCTGTCAGCTCCTTGACCACTTTGCCCACAGACACTGTCTCTTCCCAGAACCAACTCTGGGGTACCCCAGGACCACCTCCTTCTAGTTCTGTTCCGGGGCTTCTGGCCAAGCTTCCTCAGAAGGAACTGGTGGGCTGCAGCAAGAGCAGTGGGGTTCCCAGAGAAGACACTGGTGCACCCCTGGTCACGCCTTCGCTCCTGCAGATGGTGCGGCTGCGCTCTGTGGGTGCTCCCACTCCAGCTCCAACTCCAGCATCAGGGCCATTGGCCCCTCAGAAGCCGCTACGAAGGTCCCTGTCAGGACGAGCCAGCCCAGTGCCTGCCCCCTCCTCAGGGCTGCATGCTGCTGTCCGACTGAAGGCCTCCGGCTTGGCTGCCAGCAAGGGCCTCGCAAGTGCCCAGCCCAGTGGACCACCTGAGGCAGAGTCTCGGCCCCCCCAGTCTCCTGCCTCTACAGCCAGCTTCATCTTCTCCAAGGGCACTAAGAAGTTGCAGCTTGAGCGGCCCATGTCACCTGAGACCCAGGCTGACCTCCAGCGGAATCTGGTGGCTGAACTTCGGAGCATCTCAGAGCAAcggccacctcaggcctcaaagaagTCACTTAAGGGCCCCCCTCCTGTGGCACGCAAACCGTCTGTGGGAACCCCCCCACCTGCCTCCCCCAGCTTTCCTCGGGCTGAGCCCCTTACTGCTCCTCCCACCAATGGGCTCCCTCATGCTGAGGACAGGACTAAGGGAGAGCTGGCAGAGAATGGCGGTGTCGTGCAGCTGGTGGACCTGGAGAAGAGGAAGCTAGGCTCACCTGGCTCAG ACCCACAGAGAAAGCTGGTCTGA
- the KIAA1522 gene encoding uncharacterized protein KIAA1522 homolog isoform X3, producing the protein MGNSHHKRKAPNSPRVRSFWRFGRLAKRPAGSAKAESDKRLSAGPSQGPGSVVDEHQDNVFFPSGRPPHLEELHTQAQEGLRSLQHQEKQKLNKGGWDHGDTQSLQSSRTRPDEDSISFCSQTTSYTAESSTAEDALSIRSEMIQRKGSTFRPHDSFPKSSGKSGRRRRERRSTVLGLPQHVQKELGLQSEREAPGTPQLPGPRDTVRIPTVDGHPVHLASGTGARVSLQALEAEAEAGAETEAMLQRHIDRVYRDDTFFGRSTGARPSPLTRPMSLAVPGLTGGAGPPEPLSPAMSISPQATYLSKLIPHAVLPPTVDVVALGRCSLRTLSRCSLLSASPASVRSVSRFSSASSPRPRIRHPSSSSDTWSHSQSSETIVSDGSTLSSKGGSEGQPEGSAASSSVVPLPQGGSGRGSPSGGSTAEASDTISIRSSGQLSGRSVSLRKLKRPPPPPRRTYSLHQRASAAPDGPLGLPPKPERKQQPRLPRPPTTGGSEGVGAAPCPPSSGGSWVPGLSPGGCRRPPRSPERTLSPSSGYSSQSGTPTLPPKVLAGASASPGKAQPPKPERVTSLRSPGASVSSSLTSLCSSSSDPAPSDRSGPQMSTPLGDRFVIPPHPKVPAPFSPPPSKPKGPSQAAPALAAPAVASGPVSTTDTRPESPPGLQTSPTPLQESPVVSQDQSPPPSPPPSYHPPPPPSKKPEVVEEAPFTPEAAGEPLQDPSWPPPPPPVPEEQDLSMADFPPPEEAFFSLTDPEPAGPSESPEPVSSLTTLPTDTVSSQNQLWGTPGPPPSSSVPGLLAKLPQKELVGCSKSSGVPREDTGAPLVTPSLLQMVRLRSVGAPTPAPTPASGPLAPQKPLRRSLSGRASPVPAPSSGLHAAVRLKASGLAASKGLASAQPSGPPEAESRPPQSPASTASFIFSKGTKKLQLERPMSPETQADLQRNLVAELRSISEQRPPQASKKSLKGPPPVARKPSVGTPPPASPSFPRAEPLTAPPTNGLPHAEDRTKGELAENGGVVQLVDLEKRKLGSPGSDPQRKLV; encoded by the exons GGCAG GCTCTGCCAAGGCTGAGAGTGACAAACGTCTAAGTGCAGGGCCCAGCCAGGGGCCAGGGTCTGTGGTGGATGAGCACCAGGACAATGTCTTCTTCCCCAGCGGGCGACCACCTCACCTGGAGGAGCTACACACGCAGGCCCAGGAGGGGCTCCGTTCCCTACAGCACCAAG aaaaacagaagctgaACAAGGGTGGCTGGGACCATGGAGACACCCAGAGCCTCCAG TCCTCCCGGACAAGGCCAGATGAAGACAGCATTTCCTTCTGCAGCCAGACCACATCCTACACTGCTGAGAGCTCCACAGCAGAGGATGCCCTCTCCATCCGCTCCGAGATGATCCAGCGCAAAG GCTCCACTTTCCGACCCCATGACTCATTTCCCAAATCATCTGGAAAGTCAGGTCGGCGACGGCGAGAACGGCGGAGCACAGTGTTGGGATTGCCACAGCATGTGCAGAAAGAACTCG GCCTGCAGAGTGAGCGTGAGGCACCGGGGACTCCCCAGCTTCCCGGCCCCCGGGATACTGTACGCATCCCCACAGTGGATGGCCACCCTGTGCACCTGGCCTCAGGGACAGGGGCCCGGGTGTCCCTGCAGGCACTGGAGGCAGAGGCCGAGGCAGGTGCAGAGACAGAGGCCATGTTGCAGCGCCACATCGACCGCGTCTACCGGGACGACACTTTTTTTGGCCGATCTACGGGGGCCCGGCCTTCGCCATTGACCAGACCCATGTCCCTGGCAGTGCCTGGGCTGACAGGAGGGGCAGGGCCTCCAGAGCCCCTGAGTCCAGCCATGTCCATCTCGCCCCAGGCCACCTACCTGTCGAAGCTGATTCCGCATGCCGTACTGCCACCCACGGTGGATGTGGTGGCCCTGGGCCGCTGCAGCCTGCGCACACTGAGCCGCTGCAGCCTGCTCTCGGCCAGCCCAGCCTCCGTCCGCTCAGTGAGCCGCTTCTCCTCGGCCTCGAGCCCACGGCCCCGCATCCGCCACCCTTCCTCCTCCAGCGATACCTGGAGTCACTCTCAGTCCTCCGAGACCATCGTGTCTGACGGCTCCACTCTCTCCTCTAAGGGTGGCTCTGAGGGCCAGCCAGAGGGCTCCGCGGCTAGCAGTAGTGTGGTACCCCTTCCCCAGGGGGGCAGCGGGAGGGGCTCTCCTAGTGGGGGCAGCACTGCCGAGGCGTCAGACACGATCAGCATCCGGAGCAGTGGGCAGTTGTCTGGCCGGAGCGTGTCCCTGCGGAAGCTGAAGCGGCCCCCACCACCTCCCCGCCGGACCTACTCACTCCATCAGCGGGCCTCAGCAGCGCCTGATGGGCCTTTGGGGTTGCCTCCCAAGCCAGAGCGGAAGCAGCAGCCACGGCTGCCTCGGCCACCCACCACTGGTGGGTCagaaggggtgggggcagcacCCTGTCCACCCAGCTCAGGGGGCAGCTGGGTGCCTGGCTTGTCTCCAGGTGGCTGCCGGCGCCCCCCACGCTCCCCGGAACGGACACTCTCGCCTTCTAGCGGATACTCAAGCCAAAGTGGTACCCCTACCCTCCCTCCCAAGGTTCTGGCAGGTGCCTCTGCTTCCCCAGGCAAGGCCCAGCCCCCTAAACCAGAACGTGTCACTTCCCTTCGCTCTCCTggggcctcagtctcctcctccCTCACATCTCTGTGTTCTTCATCCTCTGACCCAGCCCCCTCAGACCGCTCTGGTCCACAGATGTCAACCCCCCTGGGTGACAGGTTTGTCATACCTCCCCACCCTAAGGTGCCTGCCCCCTTCTCTCCACCCCCATCCAAGCCCAAGGGCCCCAGTCAAGCTGCTCCTGCTCTGGCTGCCCCTGCTGTGGCTTCTGGGCCTGTCTCGACCACTGACACCAGGCCTGAGTCTCCTCCCGGTCTCCAGACATCCCCGACCCCACTGCAGGAGTCTCCCGTGGTCTCCCAAGACCAGTCAcccccaccatccccacccccatcttacCATCCACCCCCACCACCTTCTAAGAAGCCAGAGGTGGTTGAGGAAGCTCCGTTTACCCCAGAGGCTGCTGGGGAGCCCCTCCAGGATCCCAGCtggcccccacccccgcctcctGTACCCGAGGAGCAGGACCTATCCATGGCTGATTTCCCCCCGCCCGAGGaggcctttttctctctgactgaCCCTGAGCCTGCAGGTCCTTCTGAATCCCCAGAGCCTGTCAGCTCCTTGACCACTTTGCCCACAGACACTGTCTCTTCCCAGAACCAACTCTGGGGTACCCCAGGACCACCTCCTTCTAGTTCTGTTCCGGGGCTTCTGGCCAAGCTTCCTCAGAAGGAACTGGTGGGCTGCAGCAAGAGCAGTGGGGTTCCCAGAGAAGACACTGGTGCACCCCTGGTCACGCCTTCGCTCCTGCAGATGGTGCGGCTGCGCTCTGTGGGTGCTCCCACTCCAGCTCCAACTCCAGCATCAGGGCCATTGGCCCCTCAGAAGCCGCTACGAAGGTCCCTGTCAGGACGAGCCAGCCCAGTGCCTGCCCCCTCCTCAGGGCTGCATGCTGCTGTCCGACTGAAGGCCTCCGGCTTGGCTGCCAGCAAGGGCCTCGCAAGTGCCCAGCCCAGTGGACCACCTGAGGCAGAGTCTCGGCCCCCCCAGTCTCCTGCCTCTACAGCCAGCTTCATCTTCTCCAAGGGCACTAAGAAGTTGCAGCTTGAGCGGCCCATGTCACCTGAGACCCAGGCTGACCTCCAGCGGAATCTGGTGGCTGAACTTCGGAGCATCTCAGAGCAAcggccacctcaggcctcaaagaagTCACTTAAGGGCCCCCCTCCTGTGGCACGCAAACCGTCTGTGGGAACCCCCCCACCTGCCTCCCCCAGCTTTCCTCGGGCTGAGCCCCTTACTGCTCCTCCCACCAATGGGCTCCCTCATGCTGAGGACAGGACTAAGGGAGAGCTGGCAGAGAATGGCGGTGTCGTGCAGCTGGTGGACCTGGAGAAGAGGAAGCTAGGCTCACCTGGCTCAG ACCCACAGAGAAAGCTGGTCTGA
- the KIAA1522 gene encoding uncharacterized protein KIAA1522 homolog isoform X2 codes for MVVFLGRHLPVLLGLFKKKGSAKAESDKRLSAGPSQGPGSVVDEHQDNVFFPSGRPPHLEELHTQAQEGLRSLQHQEKQKLNKGGWDHGDTQSLQSSRTRPDEDSISFCSQTTSYTAESSTAEDALSIRSEMIQRKGSTFRPHDSFPKSSGKSGRRRRERRSTVLGLPQHVQKELGLQSEREAPGTPQLPGPRDTVRIPTVDGHPVHLASGTGARVSLQALEAEAEAGAETEAMLQRHIDRVYRDDTFFGRSTGARPSPLTRPMSLAVPGLTGGAGPPEPLSPAMSISPQATYLSKLIPHAVLPPTVDVVALGRCSLRTLSRCSLLSASPASVRSVSRFSSASSPRPRIRHPSSSSDTWSHSQSSETIVSDGSTLSSKGGSEGQPEGSAASSSVVPLPQGGSGRGSPSGGSTAEASDTISIRSSGQLSGRSVSLRKLKRPPPPPRRTYSLHQRASAAPDGPLGLPPKPERKQQPRLPRPPTTGGSEGVGAAPCPPSSGGSWVPGLSPGGCRRPPRSPERTLSPSSGYSSQSGTPTLPPKVLAGASASPGKAQPPKPERVTSLRSPGASVSSSLTSLCSSSSDPAPSDRSGPQMSTPLGDRFVIPPHPKVPAPFSPPPSKPKGPSQAAPALAAPAVASGPVSTTDTRPESPPGLQTSPTPLQESPVVSQDQSPPPSPPPSYHPPPPPSKKPEVVEEAPFTPEAAGEPLQDPSWPPPPPPVPEEQDLSMADFPPPEEAFFSLTDPEPAGPSESPEPVSSLTTLPTDTVSSQNQLWGTPGPPPSSSVPGLLAKLPQKELVGCSKSSGVPREDTGAPLVTPSLLQMVRLRSVGAPTPAPTPASGPLAPQKPLRRSLSGRASPVPAPSSGLHAAVRLKASGLAASKGLASAQPSGPPEAESRPPQSPASTASFIFSKGTKKLQLERPMSPETQADLQRNLVAELRSISEQRPPQASKKSLKGPPPVARKPSVGTPPPASPSFPRAEPLTAPPTNGLPHAEDRTKGELAENGGVVQLVDLEKRKLGSPGSDPQRKLV; via the exons ATGGTGGTATTCCTGGGCCGCCACCTCCCGGTGCTGCTCGGGCTCTTTAAGAAGAAGG GCTCTGCCAAGGCTGAGAGTGACAAACGTCTAAGTGCAGGGCCCAGCCAGGGGCCAGGGTCTGTGGTGGATGAGCACCAGGACAATGTCTTCTTCCCCAGCGGGCGACCACCTCACCTGGAGGAGCTACACACGCAGGCCCAGGAGGGGCTCCGTTCCCTACAGCACCAAG aaaaacagaagctgaACAAGGGTGGCTGGGACCATGGAGACACCCAGAGCCTCCAG TCCTCCCGGACAAGGCCAGATGAAGACAGCATTTCCTTCTGCAGCCAGACCACATCCTACACTGCTGAGAGCTCCACAGCAGAGGATGCCCTCTCCATCCGCTCCGAGATGATCCAGCGCAAAG GCTCCACTTTCCGACCCCATGACTCATTTCCCAAATCATCTGGAAAGTCAGGTCGGCGACGGCGAGAACGGCGGAGCACAGTGTTGGGATTGCCACAGCATGTGCAGAAAGAACTCG GCCTGCAGAGTGAGCGTGAGGCACCGGGGACTCCCCAGCTTCCCGGCCCCCGGGATACTGTACGCATCCCCACAGTGGATGGCCACCCTGTGCACCTGGCCTCAGGGACAGGGGCCCGGGTGTCCCTGCAGGCACTGGAGGCAGAGGCCGAGGCAGGTGCAGAGACAGAGGCCATGTTGCAGCGCCACATCGACCGCGTCTACCGGGACGACACTTTTTTTGGCCGATCTACGGGGGCCCGGCCTTCGCCATTGACCAGACCCATGTCCCTGGCAGTGCCTGGGCTGACAGGAGGGGCAGGGCCTCCAGAGCCCCTGAGTCCAGCCATGTCCATCTCGCCCCAGGCCACCTACCTGTCGAAGCTGATTCCGCATGCCGTACTGCCACCCACGGTGGATGTGGTGGCCCTGGGCCGCTGCAGCCTGCGCACACTGAGCCGCTGCAGCCTGCTCTCGGCCAGCCCAGCCTCCGTCCGCTCAGTGAGCCGCTTCTCCTCGGCCTCGAGCCCACGGCCCCGCATCCGCCACCCTTCCTCCTCCAGCGATACCTGGAGTCACTCTCAGTCCTCCGAGACCATCGTGTCTGACGGCTCCACTCTCTCCTCTAAGGGTGGCTCTGAGGGCCAGCCAGAGGGCTCCGCGGCTAGCAGTAGTGTGGTACCCCTTCCCCAGGGGGGCAGCGGGAGGGGCTCTCCTAGTGGGGGCAGCACTGCCGAGGCGTCAGACACGATCAGCATCCGGAGCAGTGGGCAGTTGTCTGGCCGGAGCGTGTCCCTGCGGAAGCTGAAGCGGCCCCCACCACCTCCCCGCCGGACCTACTCACTCCATCAGCGGGCCTCAGCAGCGCCTGATGGGCCTTTGGGGTTGCCTCCCAAGCCAGAGCGGAAGCAGCAGCCACGGCTGCCTCGGCCACCCACCACTGGTGGGTCagaaggggtgggggcagcacCCTGTCCACCCAGCTCAGGGGGCAGCTGGGTGCCTGGCTTGTCTCCAGGTGGCTGCCGGCGCCCCCCACGCTCCCCGGAACGGACACTCTCGCCTTCTAGCGGATACTCAAGCCAAAGTGGTACCCCTACCCTCCCTCCCAAGGTTCTGGCAGGTGCCTCTGCTTCCCCAGGCAAGGCCCAGCCCCCTAAACCAGAACGTGTCACTTCCCTTCGCTCTCCTggggcctcagtctcctcctccCTCACATCTCTGTGTTCTTCATCCTCTGACCCAGCCCCCTCAGACCGCTCTGGTCCACAGATGTCAACCCCCCTGGGTGACAGGTTTGTCATACCTCCCCACCCTAAGGTGCCTGCCCCCTTCTCTCCACCCCCATCCAAGCCCAAGGGCCCCAGTCAAGCTGCTCCTGCTCTGGCTGCCCCTGCTGTGGCTTCTGGGCCTGTCTCGACCACTGACACCAGGCCTGAGTCTCCTCCCGGTCTCCAGACATCCCCGACCCCACTGCAGGAGTCTCCCGTGGTCTCCCAAGACCAGTCAcccccaccatccccacccccatcttacCATCCACCCCCACCACCTTCTAAGAAGCCAGAGGTGGTTGAGGAAGCTCCGTTTACCCCAGAGGCTGCTGGGGAGCCCCTCCAGGATCCCAGCtggcccccacccccgcctcctGTACCCGAGGAGCAGGACCTATCCATGGCTGATTTCCCCCCGCCCGAGGaggcctttttctctctgactgaCCCTGAGCCTGCAGGTCCTTCTGAATCCCCAGAGCCTGTCAGCTCCTTGACCACTTTGCCCACAGACACTGTCTCTTCCCAGAACCAACTCTGGGGTACCCCAGGACCACCTCCTTCTAGTTCTGTTCCGGGGCTTCTGGCCAAGCTTCCTCAGAAGGAACTGGTGGGCTGCAGCAAGAGCAGTGGGGTTCCCAGAGAAGACACTGGTGCACCCCTGGTCACGCCTTCGCTCCTGCAGATGGTGCGGCTGCGCTCTGTGGGTGCTCCCACTCCAGCTCCAACTCCAGCATCAGGGCCATTGGCCCCTCAGAAGCCGCTACGAAGGTCCCTGTCAGGACGAGCCAGCCCAGTGCCTGCCCCCTCCTCAGGGCTGCATGCTGCTGTCCGACTGAAGGCCTCCGGCTTGGCTGCCAGCAAGGGCCTCGCAAGTGCCCAGCCCAGTGGACCACCTGAGGCAGAGTCTCGGCCCCCCCAGTCTCCTGCCTCTACAGCCAGCTTCATCTTCTCCAAGGGCACTAAGAAGTTGCAGCTTGAGCGGCCCATGTCACCTGAGACCCAGGCTGACCTCCAGCGGAATCTGGTGGCTGAACTTCGGAGCATCTCAGAGCAAcggccacctcaggcctcaaagaagTCACTTAAGGGCCCCCCTCCTGTGGCACGCAAACCGTCTGTGGGAACCCCCCCACCTGCCTCCCCCAGCTTTCCTCGGGCTGAGCCCCTTACTGCTCCTCCCACCAATGGGCTCCCTCATGCTGAGGACAGGACTAAGGGAGAGCTGGCAGAGAATGGCGGTGTCGTGCAGCTGGTGGACCTGGAGAAGAGGAAGCTAGGCTCACCTGGCTCAG ACCCACAGAGAAAGCTGGTCTGA